In Microcella indica, the genomic window GCTCGGCAAGGTGGGCAAGCCCATCGACCGTGACGAATGGTTCATGACCCCGCAGACCGTCAACGCGTACTACAACCCCGGCATGAACGAGATCGTCTTCCCCGCTGCCATCCTGCAGTACCCCTTCTTCGACGCCGAGCGGGATGCTGCGGCCAACTTCGGCGCGATCGGCGCGGTCATCGGGCACGAGATCGGGCACGGCTTCGACGACCAGGGCTCGCGCTACGACGGCGACGGCCGGCTGCTCGACTGGTGGACGGAGGAGGATCGCGCCGCCTTCGAGAAGAGAACCGCCTCCCTCATCGGTCAGTACGACGCGCTCGAGCCGCGGGAGACCCCCGGCCACCACGTGAACGGCGCCCTCACCATCGGTGAGAACATCGGCGACCTCGGCGGTCTCGGCATCGCATGGAAGGCCTACCTGCTGTGGCTCGACGGCGCGGTGCCCCCGGTGATCGATGGCCTCACGGCAGCTCAGCGATTCTTCCTCTCCTGGGCCCAGGCGTGGCAGATCGCCATCCGGCCGGAGGAGGCACTGCGCCTGCTCTCCATCGACCCGCACTCTCCGAACGAGTTCCGCTGCAACCAGATCGTGCGCAACATCGACGCCTTCTACGATGCGTTCGACGTCACCCCCGCGGATGCTCTGTGGCTCGCCCCCGAGGAGCGCGTGACCATTTGGTAGATCTGCCCCTGACGCGCACGCCGGGAGCCCACGCGGGCTCCCCTCCGGCGGCGCGCCACCGGGCGGATCAGAGGGAGCCGGGGTTTCGAGCGTCGTACCGTGCCCTCGGGGCCGTCGCTCTCGAAGGTGCGAGGGTCTCGGTTGCCGTGAGCGATCTCGCGACAGGCGGGAGCGTCTTCGCCGTCGACGAGCGCATCGTCCTCCCCACCGCCTCCGTCGGCAAGATCCTGCTGCTCATCGAGGTGAGCGCGCGTCTCACGGAGCGCTCGGTCTCGGACTTCGCGATCATCGACCGCGTCGACGGCGACGCGGTGGCAGACAGCGGACTCTGGCGGCATCTGCAGGCGCCAGCCTTCCCGCTCGGCGATCTGGCGGCGCTCGTGGGGGCGACGAGCGACAATCTCGCGACGAACGCGCTGCTGCGCCAGATCGGCCTGCCGGCGGTGCGCGCGCGCTCGGAGAAGCTCGGGCTCGCCCGCACGGCGCTGCTCGATCGGGTGCGCGACGAACGCGGCCCCGACCACGCTCCGCAGCTCTCCGTGGGCTCGACCGCCGAACTCGCGTGGCTTTTCCACGCTCTCGCCCACGGCCACATCGTCGACGAGGAGACGAGTCAACGGGTGCTCGGGTGGCTCTCGCTCAATGCCGACCTCTCCCTCGTCGCGGGGTCGTTCGGGCGAGACCCGCTGGCGCACCGAGGCGTCGAGCACAACACCTGGATGGTCAACAAGACCGGCACGGACGCAGGCGTGCGCTCGGAGGCGGGTGTTCTGCGGGGCCCGCGCGCCGGGGTCTCCTACGCGGTGTCCGTGCACTTCGAGGACACCGACCTGGGTCGGCGACTGCGCGTGATCGACGCCCTGCGCACCTTCGGGCTCGACCTGCTCGAGTACGTGCACTGAGGTTTCATCATGCCTCTCCCCAGTCCTGGGGTAGACAAGTCTGTTCAGGCTGTCCCCCAAAGGGCGGACCGAGTAGTCTCCTATCGGCCTCGAACTGCGCCCACCCGACGTTGACGCAGGGTCGAGACACAACCCGAATATCTCAACCCGAACACCCGAACCCGACCGCTCCGGTCGGTGCCGATGATCTCCCCGGATCTCGGTGCCGTCGACTCGAGCAGCCGGAACCCGAAGCACCCTGCGCCGCGCACCCCCGCGGCGTGAGGCTCCAACCCCCCAGGAGCGCACCACCATGTCTCGTAAAGCAACCCGCCGTGCCGAACGTGCCACCTCGCTGCGTCGGCGCATCCTCGCCGGAGCCACCGCGGTCATCGTCGGCCTCGGACTCGCCGTAGGCGGCGTCACGCCCGCGATGGCCACGCCGCCGTCCTCATCGCTGCCGACGATCGCCGGAGTCACCTTCACCCAGGAGAACGGGCTCACGTGCGACAAGGCCGGTTATCAGAAGCCTGGGGCGATGAACGCGAGCAGCGGCACGTTCACCGCACCGTGGGGCTCTGCGACGTGGACCCAGAACGGAGCCTTCAACTGGACTCTCACGCCCGGCTATGACGTTGATTTCTGCGTGAAGGGGTCGACGATCGTCGCGGGCATCGACTCGAGCGCATATGACGGTTCCTCGTTCGACTTCAAGTCGCAGACGGGGCACGGCACCTCTCACGTCGGGTACCGCATTGTCTCGACACCGGAACCGACGATGATCGTCGACTGCGTCGAGATCAGCTACGAGACGCAGCGGCCGCTGAACGGCGCGGACCACATCAACGTCGACGTCGTGTACAACGGGGTCGAGGGTCAGATCAACCTCGAGATCAACGACAACAAGCTCGCGAACGGCGACCCGGACAGCACTTCCGGATTCCACGCATACCTCAAGTTCGCGGCCGCTTTCGGCATCGACGACGTGAAGATTCCCATCTCGCAGGAGGAGCTCGACTCGGGTGTTCTGCGATTCGAGTACGGGCAGTACTTCACCGGCACCTGGACGATCGAGTGGGTGCAGTTCAACAGCACGTACTTCAACCAGGATCGCGACGAGCTCGAGTTCGTCACGTGCGGCGACCTGCCCACGGACGAGCTCGTCGTGCCGACGGCCTCCATGCAGCAGCTGACGTGCGACACCGATGGCTCCTACACGCTCGGCGATGTCGAGGGCGTCGTCTGGTTCGTCTCGATCGACGGTGGCGAGTACGCCGAGACGCCGCACGGCACGTACCCCGTGACGAGCGCCCAGACCGTCGATGTGCGCGCTGAGACCTCCAGCGACGACTACGGCTTCGCGGCGGAGACGCAGACCGAGTGGACGTTCGGATTCCTGGAACCCACCGACTGCCCGGCGCCGCCCGAGTGCATCCCCGACGAGTACATCTCGTACACGTACGACGCCAGCACCAACTCGGGCGTCGTCACCGTCACCCAGCCCGCCGGTGACGACTACACCGACCAGCTGTGCGCGCCGCTCTACGTGACCGCAGCCGCGTGGGCCTTCAACAGCCCCACGTCCCTGTGAACGCAGACTCTCGTGGACTCCGAGGAGATCAACGACGGTGTCGCGATCACGGAGGTCGGCGAGTACGAGTACGGCATTCCGGTCGACTGCGGCCAGGGCGACATCTACGCTTCGCGCACCGCCTTCCCGAACCCCTCCCCGCTGCTCAACGGGCCCAACCAGCCCGCATGGCCCGAGGGCGTGACGCCGTGGGACTTCGAAGAGCGCTTCTTGCACAACATGGGGTTCGACGGCCCGAACCCGACCTACACCTACACCGATCCCGGGTGCAACGCGGAAACCCCGATCGCGCCGACCGTGAGCTACATCGTCGAGTGCGGAACATACGGCTCGATCTCTCTGCCTGACGACAACCCCTACGTCTCGTACACCGTCCGCAATGCGGACGGCGACATCGTCGACGTCGAGGCTGCTCGCGAGGGCGAGTTCACCGTCACCGCGCACGCCTCCTTCCCCTACATCCTGAAGGACTACCCCGAGGGCGGCTGGACCTACGACCTCGGCGAGTACGTCGAGTGCCCCGTGACCCCCACGGCCACGCCGACCCCTGAGACCTGCCTCGACGGCAACGGCACGATCGTCTTCGGAGACGTCGACGGCATCGCCAGCTACTCCGTGGAGGGCATCGAGGGCACCTTCGCTCCCGGCGCGACTCTCACGGGCCTCTCGGCCGACACCTACACCGTGACCGCTGTGGCCGAGGACGGCCTCGAGCTCGCCACCGGCTCCTCACCGTTCGACGTCGAGGTCACGTCCTCGACCGAGAACTGCGGCGTCGCGACTGCCTCAGTGGACACCACCGACCCGTCGTGCTTCAGCGGTGAGACGCTGGATGAGTCCGGATTCTCATTCTCCGACGGTGTCACCTGGTCGGTCATCGACGACGGGGCGACAAGCGGCGCCTTCGAGGTACTGTTCACGGCTCCCGAGGGCAGCCTGTTCAGCAACGGGACGCGGACCCTCATGGCCACCGGGGATCTTGCTCCGGCGCTCGGCGAGGACGAGTGCGTCCTGCCCGTGACGAATGCGTTCCTGGCCTTCACCGACGCCACGTGCCTCGAGTCGCAGGCACTCGACGTCGACGGCTTCCTGTTCGACTCCGAGCTCGCCTCGATCGACGAGACGACGGTGGAGGAGAACGGTGACTACACGGTCGTCTTCACGGCGGTCGGAGCCAACACGACGTTCGACCAGAGCCCCGACGTCGATGCGGAGGGCCGCGAGGTCTCGACGGACGGCAAGACGCTGACCTTCACGGGCACTCTCGAGGGTCCCAACGAGGAGCTGTGCGAGCAGCTGCCCGTCGTCGACCCGTTCGAGTACGTCGACACGTGCCTCACGGCGACCTACGCGCTCTATTTCGTCGAGGGCCTCACCTACTGGGTGACGGTCAATGACGACGAGCCCTTCGAGGTCGCCTTCGGCGAGAACGAGGTGTCGAAGACGTTCGCCGCGAACCCGGGCGACTACGTCCTCGCGACGCCGGTCGCTAACCCCGGCTATGTGCTCGCCCCCGACCAGCCGGCACCGCTCGAGCGCACGTTCAACACCTACCCGGACGGCTGCCAGCTGCCCGAGCTCGCCAACTGGCCGGCAAGCGCGACGGCGACCGACGAGGTCTGCACGCCCTTCGGCGTGACGAGCGGATCGATCACCGTGCAGTTCTCGACCGGTCCGGAGGAGAACCCGAACCCGGTGCGTTACTACCTCGCCTACGGCACGGACGCTGAGCAGGAACTCACCGCGGAGACCACCACGCTGCCCGACGGTGACTACGTCGTGACAGCCGTGCTCACCGAT contains:
- a CDS encoding serine hydrolase; the protein is MSDLATGGSVFAVDERIVLPTASVGKILLLIEVSARLTERSVSDFAIIDRVDGDAVADSGLWRHLQAPAFPLGDLAALVGATSDNLATNALLRQIGLPAVRARSEKLGLARTALLDRVRDERGPDHAPQLSVGSTAELAWLFHALAHGHIVDEETSQRVLGWLSLNADLSLVAGSFGRDPLAHRGVEHNTWMVNKTGTDAGVRSEAGVLRGPRAGVSYAVSVHFEDTDLGRRLRVIDALRTFGLDLLEYVH